Proteins encoded by one window of Ramlibacter tataouinensis:
- the ppsR gene encoding posphoenolpyruvate synthetase regulatory kinase/phosphorylase PpsR, whose protein sequence is MSTQHTRTVFFISDGTGITAETFGNAILAQFEFKPRHVRLPFIDTVDKAHQVVRQINHVAELEGRRPLVFTTLVNVEILQVIEEGCRGMLLDMFGTFVRPLEIELGMKSNHRVGRFSDVSKSQAYHDRIEAINYSLAHDDGQMQRDLEQADVVLVGVSRSGKTPTSLYLAMQHGLKAANYPLIPDDFERQQLPPALAANRRKLFGLTIQPERLSEIRNERRPNSRYASLENCRMEVAEAEAMMRRAGIRWLSTTTKSIEEIATTILQEIRPERLEY, encoded by the coding sequence ATGTCCACCCAGCACACGCGCACCGTCTTCTTCATCTCGGACGGCACCGGCATCACCGCCGAGACCTTCGGCAACGCCATCCTGGCGCAGTTCGAATTCAAGCCCCGGCACGTGCGCCTGCCCTTCATCGACACGGTGGACAAGGCGCACCAGGTGGTGCGGCAGATCAACCACGTCGCCGAGCTGGAAGGGCGCCGCCCGCTGGTGTTCACCACCCTGGTCAACGTGGAGATCCTGCAGGTCATCGAGGAGGGCTGCCGCGGCATGCTGCTGGACATGTTCGGCACCTTCGTGCGGCCGCTGGAGATCGAGCTGGGCATGAAGTCCAACCACCGGGTCGGGCGCTTTTCCGACGTCAGCAAGAGCCAGGCCTACCACGACCGCATCGAGGCGATCAACTACAGCCTGGCGCACGACGACGGCCAGATGCAGCGGGACCTGGAACAGGCCGACGTGGTGCTGGTGGGCGTCAGCCGCAGCGGCAAGACGCCGACCTCGCTGTACCTCGCCATGCAGCACGGCCTGAAGGCCGCCAACTACCCGCTGATCCCGGACGACTTCGAGCGCCAGCAGCTTCCGCCCGCGCTGGCGGCGAACCGGCGCAAGCTGTTCGGCCTGACGATCCAGCCGGAGCGGCTGTCCGAGATCCGCAACGAGCGGCGTCCGAATTCGCGCTATGCGTCACTGGAGAACTGCCGGATGGAGGTGGCCGAGGCCGAGGCGATGATGCGGCGCGCCGGCATTCGCTGGCTGTCCACCACCACCAAGTCGATCGAGGAGATCGCAACCACCATCCTGCAGGAGATCCGGCCCGAGCGCCTGGAATACTGA
- the ahpC gene encoding alkyl hydroperoxide reductase subunit C — protein sequence MSLINTQITPFQATAYHNGKFVPVSDESFKGKWSVVVFYPADFTFVCPTELGDLADHYAEFQKLGAEVYGVSTDTHFTHKAWHDTSDTIKKVQYPLIGDPSHQLARFFDVLITEGEDTGLALRGTFIIDPEGRIKTIEVHDNGIGRVATETLRRLKAAQYIAAHPGEVCPAKWSEGAETLKPSLDLVGKI from the coding sequence ATGTCCCTCATCAACACCCAGATCACCCCCTTCCAGGCGACCGCCTACCACAACGGCAAGTTCGTGCCGGTTTCGGACGAGAGCTTCAAGGGCAAGTGGTCGGTGGTGGTGTTCTACCCGGCCGACTTCACGTTCGTCTGCCCGACCGAGCTGGGCGACCTGGCCGACCACTATGCCGAGTTCCAGAAGCTGGGCGCAGAGGTGTATGGCGTGTCCACCGACACCCACTTCACCCACAAGGCCTGGCACGACACCTCGGACACCATCAAGAAGGTGCAGTACCCGCTGATCGGCGACCCGAGCCACCAGCTGGCCCGCTTCTTCGACGTGCTGATCACCGAAGGCGAGGACACCGGCCTGGCGCTGCGCGGCACCTTCATCATCGATCCGGAAGGCCGCATCAAGACCATCGAGGTGCATGACAACGGCATCGGCCGCGTCGCCACCGAGACCCTGCGCCGCCTGAAGGCCGCCCAGTACATCGCCGCCCACCCGGGCGAGGTCTGCCCGGCCAAGTGGAGCGAAGGCGCCGAGACGCTCAAGCCGTCGCTGGACCTGGTCGGCAAGATCTAA